From a region of the Methanobrevibacter thaueri genome:
- a CDS encoding methylated-DNA--[protein]-cysteine S-methyltransferase — protein MYYSTDYTSPIGKMMVASDGEAICGAWFYGQKHFPSTDFIVNDDLAIFNKATGWLDDYFKGKNPKVDFKIKAHGSQFRQKVWKILSEIPHGETMTYGEIASMISPTMSAQAVGGAVGHNPISIMVPCHRVLGSNGKLTGYAGGIDRKIALLRIEGIDFKDERM, from the coding sequence CAAGTGATGGCGAGGCAATTTGCGGAGCATGGTTTTACGGCCAAAAGCATTTTCCATCAACTGATTTTATTGTAAATGATGATTTAGCTATTTTTAATAAGGCCACCGGTTGGCTTGACGATTATTTCAAAGGCAAAAATCCCAAGGTCGATTTCAAGATTAAAGCCCATGGATCCCAATTCAGACAGAAAGTATGGAAAATACTGTCTGAAATTCCACATGGAGAGACAATGACCTACGGGGAGATTGCATCAATGATATCTCCGACAATGTCCGCACAGGCCGTTGGCGGAGCGGTTGGACACAATCCGATATCAATCATGGTTCCATGCCATAGGGTTTTGGGCAGCAATGGAAAGTTGACGGGTTATGCCGGTGGAATCGACAGGAAAATCGCATTGCTGAGAATTGAAGGGATTGATTTTAAAGATGAACGCATGTGA